In Aquipuribacter hungaricus, one DNA window encodes the following:
- a CDS encoding acyl-CoA mutase large subunit family protein produces the protein MPTTTTGDTGEPPRPTTESGLPLVAVATAADVADGLEDRLGSPGRFPYTRGVHPGMYTSRPWTMRQYAGFGSATESNARYHQLVAAGTGGLSVAFDLPTQMGMDSDDPLAAGEVGKVGVAVDSLEDMRLLFAGLPLDEVSTSMTINAPASVLLLLYQLVAEEQGVPGVRLRGTVQNDVLKEYIARGTYIFPPAPSLRLVADTFAYCREQLPAWNTISVSGYHMAEAGATPAQEVAFTLADGIAYLEAALAAGLSVTDVAPRLSFFFVARTTLLEEVAKFRAARRVWARIVRDRFGCDDPRSQMLRFHTQTAGVQLTAQQPEVNLVRVALQALGAVLGGTQSLHTNSYDEAIALPTEKAARLALRTQQVVAFETDVTKVVDPFAGSYAVEAMTDALDAEVERLLAAVDGMGGAVAAIEAGFQKSEIERSAYAVAQQIDAGERVVVGVNRFRTETEEPYEPLRPDPDLERAQVQRLADLRARRDGAAVGAALADLRRAAEGTDNVLVPMRAALRELATVGEVCSVLRDVWGRYEPSERF, from the coding sequence ATGCCGACGACGACGACGGGCGACACGGGCGAGCCGCCGCGGCCCACCACCGAGTCCGGGCTGCCGCTGGTCGCCGTGGCCACCGCCGCGGACGTCGCCGACGGGCTCGAGGACCGGCTCGGCAGCCCGGGGCGGTTCCCGTACACCCGGGGCGTCCACCCCGGCATGTACACGTCGCGGCCCTGGACCATGCGCCAGTACGCCGGCTTCGGCAGCGCGACGGAGTCCAACGCCCGCTACCACCAGCTCGTCGCGGCCGGCACGGGCGGGCTCAGCGTCGCCTTCGACCTGCCCACCCAGATGGGCATGGACTCCGACGACCCGCTCGCGGCCGGCGAGGTGGGCAAGGTCGGCGTGGCGGTGGACTCGCTGGAGGACATGCGGCTGCTGTTCGCCGGGCTGCCGCTGGACGAGGTGTCGACGTCGATGACGATCAACGCCCCCGCCTCGGTCCTGCTGCTGCTCTACCAGCTCGTCGCCGAGGAGCAGGGCGTGCCGGGGGTGCGGCTGCGGGGCACGGTGCAGAACGACGTGCTCAAGGAGTACATCGCCCGCGGGACGTACATCTTCCCGCCCGCGCCGTCGCTGCGGCTGGTCGCGGACACGTTCGCGTACTGCCGCGAGCAGCTGCCGGCCTGGAACACGATCTCCGTGTCCGGCTACCACATGGCCGAGGCGGGGGCGACGCCCGCGCAGGAGGTCGCCTTCACCCTCGCCGACGGGATCGCCTACCTCGAGGCCGCGCTGGCCGCCGGGCTGTCGGTCACCGACGTGGCGCCGCGGCTGTCGTTCTTCTTCGTCGCCCGCACGACGCTGCTGGAGGAGGTCGCCAAGTTCCGGGCCGCCCGCCGGGTGTGGGCCCGGATCGTCCGGGACCGGTTCGGCTGCGACGACCCGCGCTCGCAGATGCTCCGCTTCCACACCCAGACCGCGGGGGTGCAGCTCACCGCCCAGCAGCCCGAGGTCAACCTGGTCCGGGTGGCCCTGCAGGCGCTCGGCGCGGTGCTCGGCGGGACCCAGTCGCTGCACACCAACTCCTACGACGAGGCGATCGCCCTGCCGACGGAGAAGGCCGCCCGCCTCGCCCTGCGCACCCAGCAGGTGGTGGCCTTCGAGACCGACGTCACCAAGGTCGTCGACCCGTTCGCCGGCTCCTACGCCGTCGAGGCCATGACCGACGCGCTCGACGCGGAGGTGGAGCGGCTCCTCGCTGCCGTCGACGGCATGGGCGGGGCGGTGGCGGCCATCGAGGCCGGGTTCCAGAAGTCCGAGATCGAGCGCTCCGCGTACGCCGTCGCCCAGCAGATCGACGCGGGCGAGCGGGTCGTCGTCGGGGTCAACCGGTTCCGCACCGAGACCGAGGAGCCGTACGAGCCGCTGCGGCCGGACCCCGACCTGGAGCGCGCGCAGGTGCAGCGCCTGGCCGACCTGCGCGCCCGCCGCGACGGGGCGGCCGTCGGGGCGGCCCTGGCCGACCTGCGCCGGGCCGCGGAGGGGACCGACAACGTCCTCGTCCCGATGCGGGCGGCGCTGCGCGAGCTGGCCACGGTGGGTGAGGTCTGCAGCGTCCTGCGCGACGTCTGGGGGCGCTACGAGCCCTCCGAGCGGTTCTGA